Proteins found in one Nostoc sp. NIES-3756 genomic segment:
- a CDS encoding ComEA family DNA-binding protein, translated as MFKPRYICLAVAACFIVTLSSCTGGTPTAENTPSGTANSTAQTTETVNHAGHGSKAKININTAILSELDKFEAKLGVPALSNKIQASRPYGSPEDLVTKKVITQEQFDQIKEQVTVQEVVLTGEAKDVDYMTKLGLMKGHLLVAQELLDQNQPKQAEPHIGHPVEEIYVDVEDQLNERKVKEFKTTLVSLQDLVKSKPKDAKVKTDFTASVQSVDGAIATLPEAQRTKPGFVLQVINGLLDAANSEYGAAIADGKIAAAIEYQDSRGFVVYANELYQGISSQVAQANPEADKAIKNDIAELTKAWPAAIPPATPARTPEEVTKLVKSIEASSQKVIDQSSTQAQK; from the coding sequence ATGTTTAAACCTCGTTACATCTGCTTGGCTGTCGCCGCTTGCTTCATCGTTACCTTAAGTTCTTGCACTGGAGGAACACCCACAGCAGAAAATACTCCATCAGGTACTGCTAACTCTACCGCTCAGACGACGGAGACTGTTAATCACGCGGGACATGGTAGTAAAGCCAAAATCAATATCAACACCGCTATCTTGTCAGAGTTGGATAAGTTTGAAGCTAAGTTAGGTGTCCCAGCCTTATCAAACAAAATTCAAGCTAGTCGTCCCTACGGTAGTCCTGAGGATTTAGTAACGAAGAAAGTCATCACTCAAGAACAGTTCGACCAAATTAAGGAGCAGGTGACAGTTCAAGAAGTAGTTTTAACTGGTGAAGCCAAAGATGTTGACTACATGACTAAATTGGGCTTAATGAAAGGACATCTTTTAGTAGCCCAAGAACTACTTGACCAAAATCAGCCCAAACAAGCAGAACCCCACATCGGACACCCTGTAGAGGAAATTTATGTGGATGTGGAAGACCAATTAAATGAACGCAAGGTTAAAGAATTTAAGACAACTTTGGTAAGTTTGCAAGATTTAGTCAAATCTAAACCAAAAGATGCCAAAGTCAAAACTGATTTTACAGCCTCAGTGCAGTCAGTTGATGGCGCGATCGCCACTTTACCAGAAGCCCAACGCACCAAACCCGGCTTCGTATTACAGGTAATTAACGGCTTGTTGGATGCTGCTAACTCCGAATACGGCGCGGCGATCGCAGATGGTAAAATTGCTGCTGCTATTGAATATCAAGACTCGCGTGGCTTCGTCGTCTATGCCAACGAACTCTACCAAGGAATTTCCTCCCAAGTAGCACAAGCCAACCCCGAAGCAGACAAAGCCATCAAAAACGATATTGCTGAACTCACAAAAGCTTGGCCAGCAGCTATCCCACCAGCTACACCAGCCAGAACCCCCGAAGAAGTTACCAAACTAGTAAAAAGTATCGAGGCTAGCTCTCAAAAGGTGATAGATCAATCAAGTACACAAGCGCAAAAATAG
- a CDS encoding ferritin-like domain-containing protein yields MQELDQNKTIDLLNAIMEFELAGVVRYTHYSLMVTGPNRIPIVAFFKAQASESLLHAQQVGEILTGLDGHPTLRIAPMEETYKHSVKDILEESLNHERRALDMYKALLDTVTNASIYLEEFARGMIGQEEMHNLELKKMLRDFS; encoded by the coding sequence ATGCAAGAGCTTGACCAAAATAAGACCATTGACCTACTCAACGCCATCATGGAATTTGAACTGGCTGGGGTAGTACGCTATACACATTATTCTTTGATGGTAACTGGCCCTAATCGCATTCCTATCGTCGCTTTCTTCAAAGCACAAGCCAGCGAATCTCTACTTCATGCCCAACAAGTAGGCGAAATTCTCACCGGGTTGGATGGACATCCCACCCTAAGAATCGCCCCAATGGAAGAAACTTACAAGCATTCAGTCAAGGATATCCTAGAAGAAAGCTTGAACCATGAAAGAAGAGCATTGGATATGTATAAAGCTTTGCTAGATACTGTAACCAATGCCAGTATTTATCTAGAAGAATTTGCTCGTGGCATGATTGGACAAGAAGAGATGCACAATCTCGAATTGAAAAAAATGCTGAGAGATTTTAGTTAA
- a CDS encoding FTR1 family iron permease has translation MDFSTALPTYFITLREGVEAALVVGIVLALLKKAKQSRLNSWVYAGVGVGIVVSALIGVLFTWIIKVVTTANPQYATVVEPMLEGVFSVLAIAMLSWMLIWMTKQARVMKAQVEGAISEALTQDTNAGWGVFSLILVAVLREGFETVLFVAANFQQGIVPTVGAIAGLASATAIGVLLFKLGVKINIRQFFQVMGVLLVLIVAGLVVSSLKHFDEAIANLALSSRASENLCFYYEHFTKIHSCILGPLVWNTEKILPDEKFPGVVLKSLFGYREHLYLIEAVGYLVFLFTVGSLYFRSLTSGFDKSTKTISVSQR, from the coding sequence ATGGACTTTAGTACTGCTCTACCTACTTATTTCATTACACTCCGAGAGGGAGTAGAAGCCGCCTTAGTTGTTGGTATTGTGTTGGCTTTACTCAAAAAAGCCAAGCAAAGCCGCCTCAATTCTTGGGTTTATGCTGGTGTCGGCGTTGGTATTGTCGTTAGTGCGCTGATTGGTGTGCTGTTTACCTGGATAATTAAGGTAGTGACAACAGCTAATCCTCAATACGCCACTGTAGTCGAGCCGATGCTAGAAGGTGTGTTTAGTGTATTGGCGATCGCCATGCTCAGTTGGATGTTAATCTGGATGACAAAACAAGCCAGAGTCATGAAGGCCCAAGTTGAGGGCGCAATCAGTGAGGCGCTAACGCAAGATACCAATGCTGGCTGGGGCGTTTTTAGTTTGATTTTAGTTGCAGTTCTCCGCGAAGGTTTTGAAACGGTATTATTTGTTGCCGCAAACTTTCAACAGGGAATTGTACCTACAGTTGGGGCGATCGCGGGTTTGGCTAGTGCAACTGCGATCGGTGTACTCTTATTTAAGCTGGGCGTTAAAATTAATATCCGCCAATTCTTCCAAGTAATGGGCGTTTTATTAGTTTTAATTGTTGCAGGATTAGTAGTTTCCTCCCTAAAGCATTTTGATGAAGCTATAGCTAACTTAGCTCTTAGCAGCCGCGCCTCAGAAAATCTTTGTTTCTATTACGAACACTTCACTAAAATCCACTCTTGTATTTTAGGGCCGCTTGTTTGGAATACTGAGAAAATATTGCCTGATGAGAAATTTCCTGGAGTAGTTCTTAAATCTTTATTTGGTTACAGAGAACATCTGTATCTTATTGAAGCAGTAGGCTATCTCGTATTTTTGTTCACTGTAGGCAGTTTATATTTCCGCAGTTTGACAAGTGGTTTTGATAAATCGACTAAAACCATATCAGTTTCCCAAAGATAA
- a CDS encoding ABC transporter substrate-binding protein produces MLSRWIVSTFAILLCIFLIACNPTNTQQPQAQATQDIATPNSESQELPKISAKRVVTLSSLTTDIISQLDKTKLVGISGSALFKNDPRFQDIPRVSEGQSPPNLEKIVALKPDLVIGAEGFSNQPIQRLQQLGIGTLLTQVNTWASLEDITKKVAQLINANPQPLLEKYKSFLPEGKKANISTLVLVSSQPILAPNKNSWAGDLLDKFQVKNLAAELQGKSPISGYVTLSAEKVLEANPEVIILINSPQSGSKTDVLNEFKKQGFWQKLEAAKNNRVYVFDYYGLVNPGSIDAIKKACEQLKQDLL; encoded by the coding sequence ATGCTGAGTCGTTGGATAGTATCTACTTTTGCCATTCTGTTGTGTATCTTTTTAATAGCGTGTAATCCTACAAATACGCAGCAGCCACAGGCACAAGCTACACAAGATATTGCAACACCTAACAGTGAATCTCAAGAATTACCCAAAATCTCTGCTAAAAGAGTTGTCACACTTTCTTCATTGACTACTGATATTATCTCTCAACTTGATAAAACAAAACTTGTAGGTATTTCTGGTAGCGCATTATTCAAAAATGACCCACGCTTCCAAGATATTCCCCGGGTTAGCGAAGGTCAAAGTCCTCCCAATTTAGAAAAAATTGTTGCCCTTAAGCCAGATTTAGTCATTGGTGCAGAAGGCTTTTCTAATCAACCAATTCAACGTTTACAGCAATTAGGTATTGGGACTTTGCTGACTCAAGTCAATACATGGGCATCTTTGGAAGATATTACTAAAAAAGTTGCTCAGTTAATTAACGCTAATCCCCAACCTTTATTAGAAAAATACAAAAGTTTTCTACCAGAGGGAAAAAAGGCAAATATTTCTACTTTAGTTCTAGTAAGTAGCCAACCAATTTTAGCCCCAAATAAGAATAGTTGGGCTGGAGATTTGTTAGATAAATTTCAGGTTAAAAACTTAGCCGCAGAGTTACAAGGTAAAAGTCCAATTTCTGGTTATGTGACTCTTTCAGCAGAGAAAGTTTTAGAAGCTAATCCAGAGGTGATTATTTTAATTAATTCTCCTCAGAGTGGTTCAAAAACTGATGTTTTGAATGAGTTCAAGAAACAGGGTTTTTGGCAAAAGTTAGAAGCTGCTAAAAATAATCGAGTATACGTTTTTGATTATTATGGATTGGTAAATCCAGGTAGTATAGATGCTATAAAAAAAGCTTGTGAGCAGCTTAAACAAGATTTGTTATAG